A genomic region of Sideroxydans sp. CL21 contains the following coding sequences:
- a CDS encoding urea amidolyase associated protein UAAP2, with protein MAIVESKLAAQQASFDCVLPAGESWLHKVKRGQVFRILDLEGNQAVDTLFYNAHNPEERYSAVDTIREQGNLYLTAGTRLLSTEGNVLMTIVADTCGRHDTLGGACAAESNAVRYAIDKKYMHSCRDSFLHALGHCDCGMDKRDLTANVNFFMNVPVTPQGELTFADGISAPGKYVEMRAEMDVYVLISNCPQLNNPCNAYNPTPVRLLIWDETGH; from the coding sequence ATGGCTATCGTCGAAAGCAAATTGGCAGCGCAGCAAGCAAGTTTCGACTGCGTCCTGCCGGCGGGTGAATCCTGGCTGCATAAAGTGAAACGCGGGCAGGTATTCCGCATTCTTGACCTGGAAGGCAATCAGGCAGTGGATACGCTGTTCTACAACGCGCACAACCCGGAAGAGCGTTATAGCGCGGTGGATACCATACGCGAGCAAGGCAACCTGTATCTGACTGCCGGCACACGCCTGTTGTCCACCGAAGGCAACGTACTGATGACCATCGTCGCCGATACCTGCGGCAGGCACGATACGCTCGGCGGTGCCTGTGCGGCGGAAAGCAACGCTGTGCGCTATGCCATTGACAAGAAATACATGCACAGTTGCCGCGACAGTTTTTTGCACGCCCTCGGTCATTGCGACTGCGGCATGGACAAGCGCGATCTGACTGCCAACGTGAATTTTTTCATGAATGTGCCGGTGACCCCGCAGGGTGAACTGACATTCGCCGACGGCATCTCTGCGCCAGGGAAATACGTCGAGATGCGCGCGGAGATGGATGTGTACGTGCTGATCTCGAATTGTCCGCAGTTGAATAATCCCTGCAACGCCTATAACCCGACGCCGGTGCGGCTGTTGATCTGGGACGAGACAGGGCATTGA